The nucleotide window CTGCGCCTGCTGGTCAGCGGCACGGGGCTTGTCGTGGAGACGGCCAGCAGTCAGGGCGTGACTACCTTCGTGCTGGTGCCGGGCGGCGCGGCCACGCTCGAACGAGAGGCGCGCCAGCGCGCCGAGCGAGCGCGTCTGGCGAATTACGACGCGCTCGTGCAGTCCGAAGTCTGGCAGGCAATTTGCGACAACCCACGCACGGCGCTCTCGCGCTACCGGGCGCTGCTGCGCTTTCGGGTCGCCCCGGACGGGCAGGTTGTCGACGTCACGATCCTGTCGGCCCAGTCGACTCCATCGGCCTCATCGACCTCATCGACCTCATCGGCCAAAAGCGGGCCGCCGATGAATCGGCCGCTGATCGACACGCTATCGCGTGTGCGTATCTCGCAGCCGCCGATGCTCGACCTCCCGCAGCCCATCGCCATGCTGATCCTGCCCGAATCGCCCGACGGGCCGGCCTGCCGCCCCGGGGGGCATTAGCCATGACCGAGGAAGTCCGGCTGGCGCTGATGGCCTATCTGTCGAAGCGCTATGGCGATCTGAAGCGTCATCTCGTGCGTTCGCTGCGCAACCCGGAGCTTGCCGAAGACGCGCTGCACGACACCTGGCTGCGGCTCACGCGGTTAGAGGATCAGGAAACGGTGCTCAATCCGCACGGTTTCCTGCTGCGCATGGCAACCAACATCGCCATCAATCATCTGCGCAGCCATAGCCAACAGGCGAGTGCGAGCGATATCGACGAAATTCTCGAAATGCCGGACCCCGCGCCGGGCCCCGAACAGACCGCCGATGCGCGCGCAGAGATGGAGGCGCTCATGCGTGTCATCGGCCGATTGCCGCAGCGCCGGCGCGACGTGTTGTTGCTCGTGCGCTGGGAAGGTATGCCGCAAAAGGACGTCGCGGCACACCTCGGCGTGTCGGTGAGCGTTGTCGAGCATGAATTGCGGCGGGCGCAGGCATTTTGTGCGGAGCATATGGCCGCCCGATCGCCACCCCCACGGGCGTCAAAAAAATCTGGCGGAAAAGCGTGACGAAAAATGTCATCCATATGAAGGGCAAAAATATTCTGCCCGGTGAATGAGAAAAGCATGGGCACCCGAAAGCACAGGGTTACGAAACTGAACACGCGACATGCATCACCATGAGAACACCCTTGCCACCTGGATATCCGACTGATTCGAGCGGCCCGGCCGACCCGGGACGCTCGCGCGACGACGTACTCCGTCAGGAGGCCCGCGTCTGGCTCGCACTGCTCGCTGGCGGCGACGTGCGTCAGGTCGATCTGCACGCGTTCCGCCGCTGGCAGGGGGCAAGCGTTGCGCACGCCGCGGCCTTCGACGAGGTAAAGCGCCAGTGGCATGCCATGCGTCCTGCCATCGGCGAACTGCTGCGCAAAGACCCGGCGGTGGCGGCGCGCCACCGGCGGCTGATCGGTGGGGACGTTGCCGCCGGTCGCCGTGCCTTCCTCGTCGCCGGTGCGAGCGTCGCAGCGGTCGCGGGCGTGGCTGCCGTCTATCCGCCGTTGGGGCTGTGGCCCGCGTTGGCGACCTGGGGGGCCGACTACCGCACGGCCACGGGTGAGCAGCGAGACGTTGCGCTGGCCGGACGAGTCAATGTCGTGTTGAACACACAGACGAGCGTGCGCCAGCAGGCGAGTGCCGACGGCGCACGTGGACTGAAGCTGATCACCGGGGAACTCGCGGTGGACATGAGCGCGGCGCGCGACCCGTTCGTCGTGGTCGCGGGGGCTGGGCGCAGTGTGGCGACGGCGGGTCGGTTCGAAGTCCGCAACCTTGATGGCCGCGTTTGCGTGAGTTGTCTCGAAGGCACGGTACGGGTGATGCACCCGGCTGGCGAGCGCCGATTGATTGCGCGCGAGCAGACGGTCTATCGCGACGACGCCATCGGTGGCGTGGCAGGCATCGAGCCAGCAGCCGTGTCGGCATGGCGACGCGGCGAACTCGTGTTCCGCGAAACCCCCTTGGTGAAGGTGGTCGAAGAGATCAACCGGTATCGCCCGGGCCGGGTGGTGCTGATGGCGGACTCCCGCCGCAATAGCCCGGTGAGCGGGCGCTTCGCCATCGCGATTCTCGACGAGGCGCTGCTACAGATCGAACGCTCGTTCGGGCTGAATTCGCGCTCGTTGCCGGGAGGGCTGCTGATTCTGAGTTGATGCGCCGAAGCGCGCCACGAGGGGTTCGTCGAAAAAAGTTGGTGGTTTTTGTGCAGTGCACGTGTCTTTAGGAAGACGAATCCACCATGGGCTGAATCGAAATGAACACAGTCGGGCATCAGGGCGCAACAACGAGGTTTTCACGACGCCGCACGCAAAGCACACGGCGATTCCTTCCGATGTCGCCCGTGATGCAGGCGGTCGCCGTCATGCTCGCGACCGGGGGCATCTGGGGGCAAGCGCACGCCCAGCAGGCCTTCAGCAACGCATGGTTTGCGGCACGCGGCGCCGCACAGGCGACGGCCACGCAGACAGGACGTCTGCCCAACGGTGCCCCGGTGAGCTCGCTCATGGACCCGTCGGCGCAGCAGCAACAGGCCAACGCGCAGTTGCAGACGTCGATTGCCAATCTGAG belongs to Pandoraea norimbergensis and includes:
- a CDS encoding STN domain-containing protein is translated as MRGNPPSASGLVLASVMCGLSFLCAFGSAFAQSPEAAASASEDTAERRFTFDIPAQPLDMALDRFSTVSGRAAVFSSALVAGRMATAVSGRYTPLEALRLLVSGTGLVVETASSQGVTTFVLVPGGAATLEREARQRAERARLANYDALVQSEVWQAICDNPRTALSRYRALLRFRVAPDGQVVDVTILSAQSTPSASSTSSTSSAKSGPPMNRPLIDTLSRVRISQPPMLDLPQPIAMLILPESPDGPACRPGGH
- a CDS encoding RNA polymerase sigma factor, with translation MTEEVRLALMAYLSKRYGDLKRHLVRSLRNPELAEDALHDTWLRLTRLEDQETVLNPHGFLLRMATNIAINHLRSHSQQASASDIDEILEMPDPAPGPEQTADARAEMEALMRVIGRLPQRRRDVLLLVRWEGMPQKDVAAHLGVSVSVVEHELRRAQAFCAEHMAARSPPPRASKKSGGKA
- a CDS encoding FecR family protein; its protein translation is MRTPLPPGYPTDSSGPADPGRSRDDVLRQEARVWLALLAGGDVRQVDLHAFRRWQGASVAHAAAFDEVKRQWHAMRPAIGELLRKDPAVAARHRRLIGGDVAAGRRAFLVAGASVAAVAGVAAVYPPLGLWPALATWGADYRTATGEQRDVALAGRVNVVLNTQTSVRQQASADGARGLKLITGELAVDMSAARDPFVVVAGAGRSVATAGRFEVRNLDGRVCVSCLEGTVRVMHPAGERRLIAREQTVYRDDAIGGVAGIEPAAVSAWRRGELVFRETPLVKVVEEINRYRPGRVVLMADSRRNSPVSGRFAIAILDEALLQIERSFGLNSRSLPGGLLILS